From Corvus cornix cornix isolate S_Up_H32 chromosome 5, ASM73873v5, whole genome shotgun sequence, the proteins below share one genomic window:
- the IPO7 gene encoding importin-7 isoform X2 yields MDPSGIIEALRGTMDPALREAAERQLNEAHKSVNFVSTLLQITMSEQLDLPVRQAGVIYLKNMITQYWPDRESAPGEIAPYSIPEEDRHCIRENIVEAIIHSPELIRVQLTTCIHHIIKYDYPSRWTAVVEKIGFYLQSDNSACWLGILLCLYQLVKNYEYKKPEERSPLIAAMQHFLPVLKDSFIQLLNDPSDQSVLIQKQIFKIFYALVQYTLPLELINQQNLTEWIEILKTVVDRDVPAETLQVDEDDRPELPWWKCKKWALHILARLFERYGSPGNVSKEYNEFAEVFLKAFAVGVQQVLLKVLYQYKEKQYMAPRVLQQTLNYINQGVSHAVTWKNLKPHIQGIIQDVIFPLMCYTDADEELWQEDPYEYIRMKFDVFEDFISPTTAAQTLLFTSCSKRKEVLQKTMGFCYQILTEPNADPRKKDGALHMIGSLAEILLKKKIYKDQMEYMLQNHVFPLFSSELGYMRARACWVLHYFCEVKFKSDQNLQTALELTRRCLIDDREMPVKVEAAIALQVLISNQEKAKEYITPFIRPVMQALLHIIRETENDDLTNVIQKMICEYSEEVTPIAVEMTQHLAMTFNQVIQTGPDEEGSDDKAVTAMGILNTIDTLLSVVEDHKEITQQLEGICLQVIGTVLQQHVLEFYEEIFSLAHSLTCQQVSAQMWQLLPLVFEVFQQDGFDYFTDMMPLLHNYVTVDTDTLLSDTKYLEMIYSMCKKVLTGVAGEDAECHAAKLLEVIILQCKGRGIDQCIPLFVEAALERLTREVKTSELRTMCLQVAIAALYYNPHLLLNTLENLRFPNNVEPVTNHFITQWLNDVDCFLGLHDRKMCVLGLCALIDLEQIPQVLNQVAGQILPAFILLFNGLKRAYACHAEHENDSDDDDEAEEDEETEELGSDEDDIDEDGQEYLEILAKQAGEDGDDEDWEEDDAEETALEGYSTIIDDEDNPIDEYQIFKTIFQTIQNRNPVWYQALTQGLNEEQRKQLQDIATLADQRRAAHGFLF; encoded by the exons ATGGACCCCAGCGGCATCATCGAGGCCCTGCGCGGCACCATGGACCCGGCGCTGCGCGAAGCCGCCGAACGGCAGCTCAACGAG GCTCATAAGTCAGTGAACTTTGTTTCAACTCTGCTTCAGATCACTATGTCCGAGCAACTGGATTTACCAGTGAGACAGGCAG GGGTTATCTACTTGAAAAATATGATAACCCAGTATTGGCCAGACCGTGAAAGTGCTCCAGGAGAGATCGCACCTTACTCCATCCCAGAGGAAGATAGACACTGTATCCGTGAGAACATTGTAGAAGCCATTATCCACTCTCCTGAGCTGATCAG AGTACAGCTTACTACTTGCATTCACCACATTATCAAGTATGATTATCCGAGTCGTTGGACTGCAGTTGTGGAAAAAATTGGATTTTATCTCCAGTCTGACAATAGTGCTTGTTGGCTTGGAATTCTTCTCTGTCTTTATCAACTTGTGAAAAACTATGA GTACAAGAAACCAGAGGAGCGGAGTCCTTTGATAGCTGCAATGCAACATTTTCTGCCAGTCCTGAAGGATAGCTTCATTCAGCTCTTGAATGATCCATCAGACCAGTCTGTCCTCATCCAGAAACAgatcttcaaaatattttatgcccTTGTCCAG TACACATTACCTTTGGAGTTGATAAATCAGCAAAACCTGACTGAGTGGATAGAAATCCTGAAGACTGTTGTCGATAGAGATGTACCAGCT gaaacCCTTCAGGTTGATGAAGATGATAGACCTGAGTTGCCATGGTGGAAATGCAAGAAGTGGGCTTTGCATATCTTAGCTAGGCTCTTTGAGag GTATGGAAGCCCTGGTAATGTTTCCAAGGAGTACAATGAGTTTGCTGAAGTTTTCCTGAAGGCCTTCGCTGTTGGTGTTCAGCAA GTGTTGCTGAAGGTGCTGTATCAATACAAGGAAAAGCAGTACATGGCTCCTAGAGTTCTGCAGCAAACGCTGAATTACATCAATCAAGGAGTGTCTCATGCAGTCACCTGGAAGAATCTGAAACCTCATATTCAA ggaATTATCCAAGATGTTATTTTTCCATTGATGTGCTATACAGATGCTGATGAAGAGCTTTGGCAAGAAGATCCATATGAATATATCCGCATGAAATTTG ATGTATTTGAAGACTTCATTTCTCCAACAACTGCTGCTCAGACATTACTGTTTACATCATGTAGTAAAAGGAAAGAG GTCCTGCAGAAGACAATGGGCTTTTGTTATCAAATCCTCACGGAGCCAAATGCTGACCCTCGCAAGAAAGATGGTGCTTTACATATGATTGGTTCTTTGGCTGAAATTCTTCTAAAA AAAAAGATCTATAAGGATCAGATGGAATATATGTTGCAGAATCATGTGTTCCCTCTCTTCAGCAGTGAGCTGGGTTACATGAGAGCACGG GCTTGCTGGGttcttcattatttctgtgaagTCAAATTTAAAAGTGACCAGAATCTCCAGACAGCCTTAGAACTTACAAGACGGTGTCTGATAGATGATAGGGAAATGCCTGTGAAAGTGGAAGCTGCAATAGCTCTTCAAGTTCTTATCAGTAATCAAGAGAAAG CTAAAGAATATATTACTCCATTCATTAGACCTGTAATGCAAGCTTTGCTTCATATTATAAGAGAGACTGAAAATGATGATCTTACTAATGTGATTCAGAAGATGATCTGTGAATATAGTGAAGAAGTTACCCCAATTGCAGTAGAAATGACACAGCATTTG GCAATGACATTTAACCAGGTGATCCAGACTGGTCCGGATGAAGAGGGCAGTGATGACAAAGCAGTGACAGCAATGGGAATCTTGAATACTATCGATACACTTCTCAGTGTAGTTGAAGATCACAAGGAA attacccagcagctggaagggatctGTTTGCAAGTGATTGGAACAGTTTTGCAGCAGCATGTATTAG AGTTCTACGAGGAGATCTTTTCCTTGGCTCATAGCCTGACCTGCCAACAGGTTTCTGCACAAATGTGGCAGCTTCTTCCTCTTGTGTTTGAAGTCTTCCAGCAGGATGGTTTTGATTATTTTACTG ATATGATGCCTCTCTTGCATAATTATGTTACTGTTGATACAGATACACTTCTGTCAGATACAAAATATCTTGAAATGATCTACAGTATGTGCAAGAAG GTCCTTACAGGAGTTGCTGGAGAAGATGCAGAATGTCATGCAGCAAAGCTGTTAGAAGTAATTATTCTTCAGTGTAAAGGGCGTGGCATTGACCAG TGCATACCCTTGTTTGTGGAAGCTGCCTTGGAGAGACTGACCAGAGAAGTTAAAACCAGTGAACTGCGAACCATGTGCCTCCAGGTTGCCATAGCTGCTTTGTATTACAATCCTCATTTACTATTAAATACGTTGGAAAATCTTCGTTTCCCCAATAACGTGGAGCCTGTCACCAATCACTTCATAACACAGTGGCTTAATGACGTGGACTGTTTCCTGGG ACTTCATGATAGAAAGATGTGTGTGCTTGGCTTGTGTGCTCTTATTGATCTGGAGCAAATACCACAGGTTTTAAATCAAGTTGCTGGGCAGATCCTGCCAGCTTTTATCCTTTTGTTTAATGGATTGAAAAGAGCATACGCCTGTCATGCAGAGCATGAAAATGACAgcgatgatgatgatgaagcTGAAGAGGATGAGGAAACAG aggagctggggagtgACGAAGATGACATTGATGAAGATGGTCAAGAATATCTAGAAATTCTAGCAAAACAGGCAGGTGAAGACGGAGATGATGAAGACTGGGAAGAAGATGATGCTGAAGAGACTGCTTTGGAAGGCTATTCCACGATTATTGATGATGAAGACAACCCTATTGATGAATAtcagatatttaaaacaatttttcaga caatTCAGAACCGTAACCCTGTGTGGTACCAGGCTTTGACACAGGGCCTTAACGAAGAGcaaaggaagcagctgcaggacatAGCGACTCTGGCAGATCAGCGGCGGGCAGCACATG gTTTTCTCTTTTGA
- the IPO7 gene encoding importin-7 isoform X1, whose amino-acid sequence MDPSGIIEALRGTMDPALREAAERQLNEAHKSVNFVSTLLQITMSEQLDLPVRQAGVIYLKNMITQYWPDRESAPGEIAPYSIPEEDRHCIRENIVEAIIHSPELIRVQLTTCIHHIIKYDYPSRWTAVVEKIGFYLQSDNSACWLGILLCLYQLVKNYEYKKPEERSPLIAAMQHFLPVLKDSFIQLLNDPSDQSVLIQKQIFKIFYALVQYTLPLELINQQNLTEWIEILKTVVDRDVPAETLQVDEDDRPELPWWKCKKWALHILARLFERYGSPGNVSKEYNEFAEVFLKAFAVGVQQVLLKVLYQYKEKQYMAPRVLQQTLNYINQGVSHAVTWKNLKPHIQGIIQDVIFPLMCYTDADEELWQEDPYEYIRMKFDVFEDFISPTTAAQTLLFTSCSKRKEVLQKTMGFCYQILTEPNADPRKKDGALHMIGSLAEILLKKKIYKDQMEYMLQNHVFPLFSSELGYMRARACWVLHYFCEVKFKSDQNLQTALELTRRCLIDDREMPVKVEAAIALQVLISNQEKAKEYITPFIRPVMQALLHIIRETENDDLTNVIQKMICEYSEEVTPIAVEMTQHLAMTFNQVIQTGPDEEGSDDKAVTAMGILNTIDTLLSVVEDHKEITQQLEGICLQVIGTVLQQHVLEFYEEIFSLAHSLTCQQVSAQMWQLLPLVFEVFQQDGFDYFTDMMPLLHNYVTVDTDTLLSDTKYLEMIYSMCKKVLTGVAGEDAECHAAKLLEVIILQCKGRGIDQCIPLFVEAALERLTREVKTSELRTMCLQVAIAALYYNPHLLLNTLENLRFPNNVEPVTNHFITQWLNDVDCFLGLHDRKMCVLGLCALIDLEQIPQVLNQVAGQILPAFILLFNGLKRAYACHAEHENDSDDDDEAEEDEETEELGSDEDDIDEDGQEYLEILAKQAGEDGDDEDWEEDDAEETALEGYSTIIDDEDNPIDEYQIFKTIFQTIQNRNPVWYQALTQGLNEEQRKQLQDIATLADQRRAAHESKMIEKHGGYKFNAPVVPTSFNFGGPAPGMN is encoded by the exons ATGGACCCCAGCGGCATCATCGAGGCCCTGCGCGGCACCATGGACCCGGCGCTGCGCGAAGCCGCCGAACGGCAGCTCAACGAG GCTCATAAGTCAGTGAACTTTGTTTCAACTCTGCTTCAGATCACTATGTCCGAGCAACTGGATTTACCAGTGAGACAGGCAG GGGTTATCTACTTGAAAAATATGATAACCCAGTATTGGCCAGACCGTGAAAGTGCTCCAGGAGAGATCGCACCTTACTCCATCCCAGAGGAAGATAGACACTGTATCCGTGAGAACATTGTAGAAGCCATTATCCACTCTCCTGAGCTGATCAG AGTACAGCTTACTACTTGCATTCACCACATTATCAAGTATGATTATCCGAGTCGTTGGACTGCAGTTGTGGAAAAAATTGGATTTTATCTCCAGTCTGACAATAGTGCTTGTTGGCTTGGAATTCTTCTCTGTCTTTATCAACTTGTGAAAAACTATGA GTACAAGAAACCAGAGGAGCGGAGTCCTTTGATAGCTGCAATGCAACATTTTCTGCCAGTCCTGAAGGATAGCTTCATTCAGCTCTTGAATGATCCATCAGACCAGTCTGTCCTCATCCAGAAACAgatcttcaaaatattttatgcccTTGTCCAG TACACATTACCTTTGGAGTTGATAAATCAGCAAAACCTGACTGAGTGGATAGAAATCCTGAAGACTGTTGTCGATAGAGATGTACCAGCT gaaacCCTTCAGGTTGATGAAGATGATAGACCTGAGTTGCCATGGTGGAAATGCAAGAAGTGGGCTTTGCATATCTTAGCTAGGCTCTTTGAGag GTATGGAAGCCCTGGTAATGTTTCCAAGGAGTACAATGAGTTTGCTGAAGTTTTCCTGAAGGCCTTCGCTGTTGGTGTTCAGCAA GTGTTGCTGAAGGTGCTGTATCAATACAAGGAAAAGCAGTACATGGCTCCTAGAGTTCTGCAGCAAACGCTGAATTACATCAATCAAGGAGTGTCTCATGCAGTCACCTGGAAGAATCTGAAACCTCATATTCAA ggaATTATCCAAGATGTTATTTTTCCATTGATGTGCTATACAGATGCTGATGAAGAGCTTTGGCAAGAAGATCCATATGAATATATCCGCATGAAATTTG ATGTATTTGAAGACTTCATTTCTCCAACAACTGCTGCTCAGACATTACTGTTTACATCATGTAGTAAAAGGAAAGAG GTCCTGCAGAAGACAATGGGCTTTTGTTATCAAATCCTCACGGAGCCAAATGCTGACCCTCGCAAGAAAGATGGTGCTTTACATATGATTGGTTCTTTGGCTGAAATTCTTCTAAAA AAAAAGATCTATAAGGATCAGATGGAATATATGTTGCAGAATCATGTGTTCCCTCTCTTCAGCAGTGAGCTGGGTTACATGAGAGCACGG GCTTGCTGGGttcttcattatttctgtgaagTCAAATTTAAAAGTGACCAGAATCTCCAGACAGCCTTAGAACTTACAAGACGGTGTCTGATAGATGATAGGGAAATGCCTGTGAAAGTGGAAGCTGCAATAGCTCTTCAAGTTCTTATCAGTAATCAAGAGAAAG CTAAAGAATATATTACTCCATTCATTAGACCTGTAATGCAAGCTTTGCTTCATATTATAAGAGAGACTGAAAATGATGATCTTACTAATGTGATTCAGAAGATGATCTGTGAATATAGTGAAGAAGTTACCCCAATTGCAGTAGAAATGACACAGCATTTG GCAATGACATTTAACCAGGTGATCCAGACTGGTCCGGATGAAGAGGGCAGTGATGACAAAGCAGTGACAGCAATGGGAATCTTGAATACTATCGATACACTTCTCAGTGTAGTTGAAGATCACAAGGAA attacccagcagctggaagggatctGTTTGCAAGTGATTGGAACAGTTTTGCAGCAGCATGTATTAG AGTTCTACGAGGAGATCTTTTCCTTGGCTCATAGCCTGACCTGCCAACAGGTTTCTGCACAAATGTGGCAGCTTCTTCCTCTTGTGTTTGAAGTCTTCCAGCAGGATGGTTTTGATTATTTTACTG ATATGATGCCTCTCTTGCATAATTATGTTACTGTTGATACAGATACACTTCTGTCAGATACAAAATATCTTGAAATGATCTACAGTATGTGCAAGAAG GTCCTTACAGGAGTTGCTGGAGAAGATGCAGAATGTCATGCAGCAAAGCTGTTAGAAGTAATTATTCTTCAGTGTAAAGGGCGTGGCATTGACCAG TGCATACCCTTGTTTGTGGAAGCTGCCTTGGAGAGACTGACCAGAGAAGTTAAAACCAGTGAACTGCGAACCATGTGCCTCCAGGTTGCCATAGCTGCTTTGTATTACAATCCTCATTTACTATTAAATACGTTGGAAAATCTTCGTTTCCCCAATAACGTGGAGCCTGTCACCAATCACTTCATAACACAGTGGCTTAATGACGTGGACTGTTTCCTGGG ACTTCATGATAGAAAGATGTGTGTGCTTGGCTTGTGTGCTCTTATTGATCTGGAGCAAATACCACAGGTTTTAAATCAAGTTGCTGGGCAGATCCTGCCAGCTTTTATCCTTTTGTTTAATGGATTGAAAAGAGCATACGCCTGTCATGCAGAGCATGAAAATGACAgcgatgatgatgatgaagcTGAAGAGGATGAGGAAACAG aggagctggggagtgACGAAGATGACATTGATGAAGATGGTCAAGAATATCTAGAAATTCTAGCAAAACAGGCAGGTGAAGACGGAGATGATGAAGACTGGGAAGAAGATGATGCTGAAGAGACTGCTTTGGAAGGCTATTCCACGATTATTGATGATGAAGACAACCCTATTGATGAATAtcagatatttaaaacaatttttcaga caatTCAGAACCGTAACCCTGTGTGGTACCAGGCTTTGACACAGGGCCTTAACGAAGAGcaaaggaagcagctgcaggacatAGCGACTCTGGCAGATCAGCGGCGGGCAGCACATG aatCCAAAATGATTGAAAAGCATGGAGGATACAAATTCAATGCTCCAGTTGTGCCAACTTCATTTAATTTTGGAGGCCCTGCCCCAGGAATGAATTGA